Proteins from one Catenuloplanes atrovinosus genomic window:
- a CDS encoding MFS transporter, translating to MTPLWRNRDFVLLWSGQVVSTLGARMSATAMPLLVLAMTGSPADAGLVGAAATLPYLIGHLPAGPLVDRWDRRRILLLSEVTAGLVLATVPIALWLDALTVAHLAVAAFAQGLCFVFFGLAESAALPMIVPAGQVHRAIAQNEVRERGAALAGGPLGGLLFGLDRALPFAVDALSYAAASIALLFLRGNLRPEPTAPPEPLWRATRTGLRWIRRQPLIRAAILLTAVSNLVFQALGLVLVVLARDGGATAGEIGVMLGVYAGGGLAGAVAAGTLHRLLPDRTVIIGVVWFWAALLPLFLLADGPWQLGAIAAGCAFAGPVWNVVIVGYCALLTPNELLGRVTSASMTLSWGVMPVGSLLAGLLLAAAGPGPAVLVLAAIMLAAAVGALRVAR from the coding sequence GTGACCCCGCTCTGGCGCAACCGCGACTTCGTCCTGCTCTGGAGCGGGCAGGTCGTCTCCACGCTCGGCGCGCGGATGAGCGCCACCGCGATGCCGCTGCTCGTGCTGGCGATGACCGGATCGCCCGCGGACGCCGGCCTGGTCGGGGCCGCGGCCACGCTGCCGTACCTGATCGGGCACCTGCCGGCCGGGCCGCTGGTGGACCGCTGGGACCGCCGCCGGATTCTGCTGCTCAGCGAGGTCACGGCCGGGCTGGTGCTGGCCACCGTGCCGATCGCGCTGTGGCTGGACGCGCTCACGGTCGCGCATCTCGCGGTGGCCGCGTTCGCGCAGGGGCTGTGCTTCGTCTTCTTCGGCCTGGCCGAGTCCGCGGCGCTGCCGATGATCGTGCCGGCGGGCCAGGTGCATCGGGCGATCGCGCAGAACGAGGTACGCGAGCGCGGCGCCGCGCTGGCCGGCGGCCCGCTCGGCGGCCTGCTGTTCGGGCTCGACCGGGCGCTGCCGTTCGCGGTGGACGCACTGTCGTACGCGGCCGCCTCGATCGCGCTGCTGTTCCTGCGCGGGAACCTGCGGCCGGAGCCGACCGCGCCGCCGGAGCCGCTGTGGCGCGCCACCCGCACCGGCCTGCGCTGGATTCGGCGGCAGCCGCTGATCCGGGCCGCGATCCTGCTCACCGCGGTCAGCAACCTGGTCTTCCAGGCGCTCGGGCTGGTGCTCGTGGTCCTCGCCCGGGACGGCGGCGCCACCGCGGGCGAGATCGGCGTCATGCTCGGCGTCTACGCCGGCGGCGGGCTGGCGGGCGCGGTCGCGGCGGGCACGCTGCACCGGCTCCTCCCGGACCGTACCGTGATCATCGGGGTGGTCTGGTTCTGGGCCGCGCTGCTGCCGCTGTTCCTGCTCGCCGACGGGCCGTGGCAGCTCGGTGCGATCGCGGCCGGGTGCGCGTTCGCCGGCCCGGTGTGGAACGTGGTGATCGTCGGCTACTGCGCGCTGCTCACCCCGAACGAGCTGCTCGGCCGCGTGACCAGCGCGTCGATGACGCTGTCCTGGGGCGTCATGCCGGTCGGGTCGCTCCTGGCCGGACTGCTGCTCGCCGCGGCCGGGCCGGGCCCGGCCGTGCTGGTGCTCGCGGCGATCATGCTGGCCGCCGCGGTGGGCGCGCTGCGCGTGGCGAGGTAG
- a CDS encoding S8 family serine peptidase: MAGAVVLPAGPGHAAAPDESRYLKYYEVREPESLSEIAGRLLNDPARADDIYHLNADRVQPNGGRIISTGQELPAGWTLVLPWDAVGDQVRYGVVPGTAPSSAAPSPSPSAPPSGPPAGCSTIAATGGGSTWAYDTLAIDEAWARGTGEGVLVGVIDSGVDAGLAALAGRVAQGADVTTGTGGGDLDCLGSGTGMASIIAARGGDGDGAIDGVAPGATILPVRIVATADEADPAVAATGIQVAVSAGATVIALGSYVDVTDEAVAAAVTDAIDHDVVIVCPAPVDGTATDAGPQRPGLLRVGGSGPDGQPAAPYLPGGVDVIAPGIDVATYGPGGVGPRAGSGTQYAVAFAAGTAALVRAALPDLTAAQVTRRIGSTANPGAQAPRDDATGLGMINPRAAVMVTLPDEALPLHAGSGRDLGPYRTAVLAVILSVVVAAVWLIIWRVRRFMAT; encoded by the coding sequence GTGGCGGGTGCGGTCGTGCTGCCGGCCGGGCCCGGGCACGCGGCCGCGCCGGACGAGTCGCGGTACCTGAAGTACTACGAGGTACGCGAGCCGGAGAGCCTGTCGGAGATCGCCGGCCGGCTGCTCAACGACCCGGCCCGCGCGGACGACATCTACCACCTGAACGCGGACCGGGTGCAGCCGAACGGCGGGCGGATCATCAGCACCGGCCAGGAGCTGCCCGCGGGCTGGACGCTGGTGCTGCCCTGGGACGCGGTCGGCGACCAGGTCCGCTACGGCGTGGTGCCCGGCACCGCGCCGTCGTCGGCCGCGCCGTCCCCGTCGCCGTCGGCGCCGCCGTCCGGCCCGCCGGCCGGATGCAGCACGATCGCGGCCACGGGCGGCGGCTCCACCTGGGCGTACGACACGCTGGCGATCGACGAGGCGTGGGCGCGCGGCACCGGCGAGGGCGTGCTGGTCGGTGTGATCGACTCGGGCGTGGACGCCGGCCTCGCCGCGCTGGCCGGGCGCGTGGCCCAGGGCGCGGACGTGACCACCGGCACCGGCGGCGGCGACCTGGACTGCCTCGGCTCCGGCACCGGCATGGCCTCGATCATCGCGGCGCGCGGCGGCGACGGCGACGGCGCGATCGACGGCGTGGCACCGGGCGCCACCATCCTCCCGGTACGCATCGTCGCCACCGCGGACGAGGCCGACCCGGCGGTCGCGGCGACCGGCATCCAGGTGGCGGTCTCGGCCGGCGCCACCGTGATCGCGCTCGGCTCCTACGTGGACGTCACGGACGAGGCGGTGGCCGCGGCCGTCACCGACGCGATCGACCACGACGTGGTGATCGTCTGCCCCGCGCCGGTCGACGGCACCGCCACCGACGCCGGCCCGCAGCGCCCCGGCCTGCTCCGCGTCGGCGGCTCCGGCCCGGACGGCCAGCCCGCCGCGCCGTACCTGCCCGGCGGCGTGGACGTGATCGCACCCGGCATCGACGTGGCCACCTACGGCCCCGGCGGCGTCGGCCCGCGCGCCGGCAGCGGCACGCAGTACGCGGTCGCGTTCGCCGCCGGCACCGCCGCACTGGTCCGGGCCGCGCTCCCGGACCTGACCGCCGCACAGGTCACCCGCCGCATCGGCAGCACCGCCAACCCCGGCGCCCAGGCCCCCCGCGACGACGCCACCGGCCTCGGCATGATCAACCCGCGCGCCGCGGTCATGGTCACCCTCCCCGACGAGGCCCTCCCCCTGCACGCCGGCTCCGGCCGCGACCTGGGCCCGTACCGCACCGCCGTCCTCGCCGTGATCCTCTCCGTCGTGGTCGCCGCCGTCTGGTTGATCATCTGGCGGGTGCGCCGCTTCATGGCCACCTGA
- a CDS encoding ArsR/SmtB family transcription factor, translating to MAEPRILSDVDALKALAHPLRQRMLARLRRDGPATSADLAAELGVDRGAASYHLRQLERFGFVEDDTAPSAGRRRYWRAVREDVRLPRRAADPEAAAVAAEIGRQWLARSEADLHAYLADREAHGEFADAAQHSFGETALTAEELARFGAEYLDFLTRWHREPGPGRRHVTVLFHAFPTP from the coding sequence ATGGCCGAGCCCAGAATCCTCTCCGACGTCGACGCGCTCAAGGCGCTCGCCCACCCGTTGCGGCAGCGGATGCTGGCGCGGCTGCGGCGGGACGGGCCCGCCACCTCCGCCGACCTGGCCGCCGAGCTGGGCGTCGACCGCGGCGCGGCCAGCTACCACCTGCGGCAGCTCGAGCGGTTCGGGTTCGTCGAGGACGACACCGCGCCATCGGCCGGGCGGCGGCGGTACTGGCGGGCCGTACGCGAGGACGTGCGGCTGCCCCGGCGCGCGGCCGACCCGGAGGCCGCGGCGGTCGCGGCGGAGATCGGCCGGCAGTGGCTGGCACGGTCCGAGGCCGACCTGCACGCCTACCTCGCGGACCGGGAGGCGCACGGCGAGTTCGCCGACGCGGCCCAGCACTCGTTCGGCGAGACCGCGCTGACCGCGGAGGAACTGGCCCGGTTCGGCGCGGAGTACCTGGATTTCCTCACCCGCTGGCACCGCGAGCCCGGGCCCGGGCGGCGGCACGTGACCGTGCTGTTCCACGCGTTCCCGACGCCGTGA
- a CDS encoding PadR family transcriptional regulator, whose amino-acid sequence MVSDAFDKLEQELRRGVVVLAVLSQLRDLRYGYELRQSLAGQGLTIEEGTLYPLLRRLEGQGLLTSEWRTTEGKPRRYYALSTDGRTLYQRLTGTWRGLNEAMEHLLEEDTPT is encoded by the coding sequence ATGGTGAGCGATGCCTTCGACAAGCTGGAGCAGGAGCTCCGGCGCGGCGTCGTCGTGCTCGCGGTGCTCTCCCAGCTTCGCGACCTCCGGTACGGATACGAGCTGCGCCAGTCGCTCGCCGGCCAGGGGCTGACCATCGAGGAGGGCACGCTCTACCCACTGCTGCGCCGGCTGGAGGGTCAGGGCCTGCTGACCAGCGAGTGGCGCACCACGGAGGGCAAGCCACGGCGGTACTACGCCCTCAGCACCGACGGCCGCACGCTCTACCAGCGGCTCACCGGCACCTGGCGCGGGCTGAACGAGGCGATGGAGCACCTTCTCGAGGAGGACACGCCGACATGA
- a CDS encoding ricin-type beta-trefoil lectin domain protein, whose product MRVQALVEATRRPVARRAIGIAVVLALIGAGAVTGSIAGTATAGPVREGVPVPAAQVPMIAQAALSCPSLTASRLAGQLMAESGFDAAARTERGGSGLAGLTDEVWEQWKPWVGAKRLDPEANVFALAHYMCDMVGQIRHRDVGGSLWELALGAHRSGLDTVLARSAVPNDSAAYVNEVASYAAWYAARPDFATEDADEPDDPPAQNPDVAPVPVPDQYVELVKNAGKECAAVSGPKIAAQLMAASAFNANKLGTDGAQGIAQFLPAVWNRYGQAGASPWDAAVAIPTLGRTMCALSAELSGLAEDPYPVALAAFQWGPTAIRQAEGVPDSPTVKDFAQRVLDYTAYYAKDARLGPVTPPAGAQPTPQATRTPTPNLAAPPPGTNATPTQRATTQQQGQQPAPPAANDPPAQQPTSGGPTQYQIKGYADKCIDAPSAVDGATLQLWTCTGGASQKFTFENGTIRHKGLCMDLAWASSDDGTRIQLATCNGGWAQRFKVNTAHDLVNTEVGKCVDVVDWNDANGAALQLWTCKGETNQKWWAS is encoded by the coding sequence GTGAGAGTCCAGGCACTCGTCGAGGCGACCCGCCGCCCGGTGGCTCGCCGCGCCATCGGCATCGCGGTCGTGCTGGCGCTGATCGGCGCCGGCGCGGTGACCGGCTCGATCGCCGGCACCGCGACCGCCGGCCCGGTGCGTGAGGGCGTGCCCGTGCCGGCCGCGCAGGTGCCCATGATCGCGCAGGCCGCGCTCTCCTGCCCGTCGCTGACCGCGTCCCGGCTGGCCGGGCAGCTGATGGCGGAGTCCGGGTTCGACGCGGCCGCGCGCACCGAGCGGGGCGGGTCCGGCCTGGCCGGCCTCACCGACGAGGTGTGGGAGCAGTGGAAGCCGTGGGTCGGCGCGAAGCGGCTCGACCCGGAGGCGAACGTGTTCGCGCTCGCCCACTACATGTGCGACATGGTCGGGCAGATCCGGCACCGGGACGTCGGCGGCAGCCTGTGGGAGCTGGCGCTCGGCGCGCACCGCTCCGGGCTGGACACGGTGCTGGCCCGTTCGGCCGTGCCGAACGACTCCGCCGCGTACGTGAACGAGGTCGCCTCCTACGCGGCCTGGTACGCGGCCCGGCCGGACTTCGCCACCGAGGACGCGGACGAACCGGACGACCCGCCCGCGCAGAACCCGGACGTGGCCCCGGTCCCAGTCCCGGACCAGTACGTGGAGCTGGTGAAGAACGCGGGCAAGGAGTGCGCCGCGGTCTCCGGCCCGAAGATCGCGGCGCAGCTGATGGCCGCGTCCGCGTTCAACGCGAACAAGCTCGGCACGGACGGCGCGCAGGGCATCGCCCAGTTCCTGCCCGCGGTCTGGAACCGCTACGGCCAGGCCGGCGCGTCGCCGTGGGACGCGGCCGTGGCCATCCCCACGCTCGGCCGCACCATGTGCGCGCTCTCCGCGGAACTGTCCGGTCTGGCCGAGGACCCGTACCCGGTGGCGCTGGCCGCGTTCCAATGGGGACCGACCGCGATCCGCCAGGCCGAGGGCGTGCCGGACTCGCCCACCGTCAAGGACTTCGCGCAGCGCGTGCTCGACTACACCGCCTACTACGCCAAGGACGCGCGCCTGGGCCCGGTCACGCCGCCGGCCGGCGCCCAGCCCACCCCGCAGGCGACCCGGACGCCGACGCCGAACCTCGCCGCGCCCCCGCCCGGCACGAACGCCACGCCCACGCAGCGGGCCACCACACAGCAGCAGGGCCAGCAGCCCGCGCCGCCCGCGGCGAACGACCCGCCCGCGCAGCAGCCCACCAGCGGCGGGCCGACCCAATATCAGATCAAGGGGTACGCGGACAAGTGCATCGACGCGCCGTCCGCGGTCGACGGCGCGACGCTCCAACTGTGGACGTGCACCGGCGGCGCCTCGCAGAAGTTCACCTTCGAGAATGGCACGATCCGGCACAAGGGCCTCTGCATGGACCTGGCCTGGGCCTCCTCCGACGACGGCACCCGCATCCAGCTCGCGACGTGCAACGGCGGCTGGGCCCAGCGCTTCAAGGTGAACACCGCGCACGACCTGGTCAACACGGAGGTCGGCAAGTGCGTCGACGTGGTGGACTGGAACGACGCGAACGGCGCCGCGCTCCAGCTCTGGACGTGTAAGGGCGAGACCAACCAGAAGTGGTGGGCCAGCTGA
- a CDS encoding serine hydrolase domain-containing protein, producing the protein MTTNTNITNRTARSLRGAAIVLTATAALAGSGTAALAGDAGHDRVMRDVARSVLSVGVPGYVARVDDGRRVAVTTAGVADRATGRPITARDQFEIGSNTKTFVAVLVLQLVDRGQVELDAPVERYLPGIVANGENITVRMLLNHTSGLFSYTSDPEFFSRMEQDPQHVFTEEELLAIAFAHEPNFAPGQGWSYSNTNYTLLGMILEELTGTRMPDLVRQRITGPLGLRNTYYADPYATNTGRGYAHGYAISYAGGTPEYVDVSDRPLGGWAGAAGAIISTPDDLSRFMSAVLSGKLLSRAQLAEMKTTVELPAEFPIDGGYGLGLLRIDSPCGTVWGHGGDTLGHHSTAVTTADGRRTAVTDSTGEPAELEPNEGANRYVRVVMAADTVTICRMLGKPAPESVLADLHS; encoded by the coding sequence ATGACGACGAACACGAACATCACGAACCGGACCGCGCGCTCCCTGCGGGGCGCCGCGATCGTGCTGACCGCGACGGCCGCGCTGGCCGGGTCCGGAACGGCCGCGCTGGCCGGTGACGCCGGCCACGACCGGGTCATGCGGGACGTGGCCCGCAGCGTGCTGAGCGTCGGCGTGCCGGGCTACGTCGCCCGCGTCGACGACGGCCGCCGGGTCGCCGTCACCACCGCGGGCGTCGCCGACCGCGCGACCGGCCGGCCGATCACCGCGCGGGACCAGTTCGAGATCGGCAGCAACACCAAGACCTTCGTGGCCGTCCTGGTGCTCCAGCTCGTCGACCGCGGCCAGGTCGAGCTGGACGCGCCGGTCGAGCGCTACCTGCCCGGCATCGTGGCGAACGGCGAGAACATCACGGTACGGATGCTGCTCAACCACACCAGCGGGCTGTTCTCCTACACCTCCGACCCGGAGTTCTTCTCCCGGATGGAGCAGGACCCGCAGCACGTCTTCACGGAGGAGGAACTGCTCGCCATCGCGTTCGCGCACGAGCCGAACTTCGCGCCCGGCCAGGGCTGGTCGTACTCGAACACGAACTACACGCTGCTCGGCATGATCCTCGAGGAGCTGACCGGCACGCGCATGCCGGACCTGGTGCGGCAGCGGATCACCGGGCCGCTCGGCCTGCGGAACACCTACTACGCCGACCCGTACGCGACGAACACCGGACGGGGGTACGCACACGGCTACGCCATCTCGTACGCCGGCGGCACGCCCGAGTACGTGGACGTCTCCGACCGCCCGCTCGGCGGCTGGGCCGGCGCGGCCGGGGCGATCATCTCCACGCCGGACGACCTGTCCCGGTTCATGTCCGCGGTGCTCAGCGGCAAGCTGCTGTCCCGCGCCCAACTCGCCGAGATGAAGACCACGGTCGAGCTGCCGGCCGAGTTCCCGATCGACGGCGGCTACGGCCTCGGCCTGCTCCGGATCGACTCGCCCTGCGGCACGGTCTGGGGCCACGGCGGCGACACGCTGGGCCACCACAGCACCGCGGTCACCACGGCCGACGGCCGCCGTACCGCGGTCACCGACTCCACCGGCGAGCCCGCCGAACTGGAGCCGAACGAGGGCGCCAACCGGTACGTCCGGGTCGTCATGGCCGCGGACACCGTGACCATCTGCCGGATGCTCGGCAAGCCGGCCCCCGAGTCCGTCCTGGCCGACCTGCACAGCTGA